Proteins encoded by one window of Armatimonadota bacterium:
- the rsmI gene encoding 16S rRNA (cytidine(1402)-2'-O)-methyltransferase, producing the protein MSRKTGTLYVVATPIGNLEDITLRALRILREVDLIAAEDTRQTTKLLQHYGIRKFLLSYHEHNERRRTEELLAQLRAGRSVALVSDAGTPGISDPGYQLIRACVEEGIPVVPVPGPSAVLAALAASGLATDRFLFAGFVPRKSSERHRFFEELKEERGTLILFESPERILESLRDLQAVMGDRRVAVCRELTKVHEEVFRGRISDAIAHLGAHPPRGEITLVVEGASPRSPEDEKTDEDLRRLLAQGESVRDAAEVVARAYGISRREAYRRALRIRGEGRA; encoded by the coding sequence ATGTCCAGGAAGACGGGAACCCTGTACGTGGTCGCTACCCCCATCGGGAACCTGGAGGACATCACCCTCCGGGCCCTGCGGATCCTGCGGGAGGTGGACCTCATCGCCGCGGAGGACACACGGCAGACCACCAAGCTCCTGCAGCACTACGGCATCCGGAAGTTCCTGCTGAGCTACCACGAGCACAACGAACGGCGGCGTACGGAGGAATTGCTGGCCCAGCTACGCGCCGGCCGGTCCGTGGCCCTGGTGAGCGACGCGGGGACCCCGGGGATCTCGGACCCCGGCTATCAACTCATCCGGGCGTGCGTGGAGGAGGGGATTCCCGTGGTGCCCGTACCCGGCCCCAGTGCCGTCCTCGCGGCTCTCGCGGCAAGCGGACTCGCCACGGACCGGTTCCTGTTCGCGGGATTTGTGCCCAGGAAGTCCTCCGAGCGCCATCGGTTCTTCGAGGAGCTGAAGGAGGAGCGGGGGACGCTCATCCTGTTCGAGTCCCCGGAGCGGATTCTGGAGAGCCTGCGGGACCTGCAGGCGGTGATGGGTGACCGGAGGGTCGCGGTCTGCCGGGAGCTCACGAAGGTGCACGAGGAGGTCTTCCGGGGTCGGATCAGCGATGCCATCGCGCACCTGGGAGCACACCCTCCCCGGGGCGAGATCACCTTGGTGGTGGAGGGCGCTTCTCCCAGATCCCCCGAGGACGAGAAGACGGACGAGGATCTGCGGCGGCTGCTGGCGCAGGGGGAATCCGTCCGGGACGCGGCGGAGGTGGTGGCGCGGGCGTACGGGATCTCCCGGCGGGAGGCGTACCGGCGGGCGCTTCGGATCCGGGGGGAGGGTAGGGCGTAA
- a CDS encoding DEAD/DEAH box helicase, with translation MSLSSLLRFLRDRYGDRVVHVEHLPPRAPRYADPARPLPPPLREALERKGVGRLYLHQALAVDAVRAGESVVVTTSTASGKTLCYTLPVLERILQDPRTRALYVYPTKALAQDQLDALRSLGLRVWAGIYDGDTPPRDRPYIRDTAQILLTNPDMLHMGILPQHRRWAHVFGTLRYVVLDDLHVYRGVFGSHMALVLRRLERICRAHGTQVQFICTSATLANPGELAQRLLGRPVRVISEDGAPRHARHFLLWNPPLDASGVFRRSPYREATELFCTLIQHGVRTLVFAQARRVAELIYRYAADRLPPELASRVQPYRAGYLPEDRREIERRLFAGELLGVVSTSALELGIDVGVLDAVVLVGFPGTLASLEQRAGRAGRAREGLVVLVALADALDQYLMRNPRFLFGRPVEAAVVDPQNPYLLADHLRCAAAELPLTEEDFALFGDPAREVAEWLVERGEFARRGGRLYWRGGRYPAAAVNLRSGGGAVIRIVDDRGELLGTVEEARAFPQVHPGAIYLHRGETYEVQALDLQQGVARVRWTAADHYTEARTTTDLLIHRTLSRRPLGPAEAFLCEVEVTTQVVEYACKRLETDQVLGVFPVDLPPQRLRTVAVGLELPDDLADRVRRAGRDFAGGIHAVEHAAIGLLPLFSMCDRWDIGGVSDPLHPQTGRASIFVYDGYPGGMGFAERAYQVVEEWLGATLEAIRACPCGEGCPSCVQSPKCGNGNQPLDKAAAVLLLEALLRPEGGRGSDWSP, from the coding sequence ATGTCCCTCTCCTCCCTTCTCCGCTTCCTGCGCGATCGCTACGGGGACCGGGTGGTGCATGTGGAGCACCTCCCCCCCCGGGCCCCGCGGTATGCGGATCCCGCCCGCCCTCTCCCTCCTCCCCTGAGGGAGGCCCTGGAGCGCAAGGGCGTCGGGCGCCTGTACCTCCACCAAGCCCTGGCCGTGGACGCGGTGCGGGCGGGGGAGTCCGTGGTGGTCACCACCTCCACCGCGAGCGGGAAAACCCTCTGCTACACCCTCCCCGTCCTGGAGCGGATCCTTCAGGATCCCCGCACCCGAGCCCTGTACGTGTACCCCACCAAGGCCCTTGCCCAGGATCAGCTGGATGCGCTGCGATCCCTGGGATTGCGCGTGTGGGCCGGGATCTACGACGGGGATACCCCGCCCAGGGACCGGCCCTACATCCGGGACACCGCCCAGATCCTCCTGACAAACCCCGACATGCTGCACATGGGGATCCTTCCCCAGCACCGTCGGTGGGCCCACGTGTTCGGAACCCTCCGGTATGTGGTCCTCGACGACCTGCACGTATACCGGGGGGTGTTCGGAAGCCACATGGCCCTGGTGCTGCGCCGGCTGGAACGCATCTGCCGGGCACACGGCACCCAGGTCCAGTTCATCTGTACGTCCGCCACCCTCGCGAACCCCGGGGAGCTCGCGCAGCGCCTGCTTGGGCGGCCCGTGCGGGTGATCTCGGAGGACGGGGCCCCGCGACACGCCCGGCACTTCCTCCTGTGGAACCCGCCTCTGGACGCTTCCGGCGTCTTTCGCCGCAGCCCCTACCGGGAGGCTACGGAGCTCTTCTGCACCCTGATCCAGCACGGGGTGCGCACCCTCGTGTTCGCTCAGGCCCGCAGGGTCGCGGAGTTGATCTACCGGTATGCCGCGGATCGCCTCCCCCCCGAGCTGGCCTCCCGCGTCCAGCCCTACCGGGCCGGGTACCTCCCGGAGGATCGGCGGGAGATCGAGCGGCGCCTGTTCGCTGGGGAGTTGCTGGGGGTCGTCTCCACGAGTGCCCTGGAGCTGGGGATTGACGTGGGCGTCCTGGACGCCGTGGTGCTGGTGGGATTTCCGGGAACCCTGGCAAGCCTTGAGCAGCGGGCGGGACGGGCGGGACGGGCGAGGGAGGGGCTCGTGGTCCTCGTCGCGCTCGCGGACGCCCTGGATCAGTACCTCATGCGCAACCCCCGATTCCTCTTCGGTCGGCCCGTGGAGGCGGCGGTGGTGGACCCTCAGAACCCCTACCTGCTGGCGGACCACCTGCGGTGCGCCGCCGCGGAGCTTCCCCTCACGGAGGAGGACTTCGCCCTCTTCGGGGATCCCGCTCGGGAGGTGGCGGAGTGGCTGGTGGAGCGGGGGGAATTCGCACGCCGTGGGGGCCGCCTGTACTGGCGCGGCGGGCGGTACCCGGCCGCGGCGGTGAACCTCCGGTCCGGGGGCGGGGCCGTGATCCGGATTGTGGACGACCGTGGGGAGCTGTTGGGCACCGTGGAGGAAGCCCGCGCCTTTCCGCAGGTGCACCCGGGGGCCATCTACCTGCATCGGGGCGAGACGTATGAGGTGCAGGCATTGGACCTCCAACAAGGAGTTGCCCGGGTGCGGTGGACCGCCGCGGATCACTACACGGAGGCCCGCACCACCACCGATCTCCTCATCCACCGGACGCTCTCCCGCAGACCTCTCGGCCCCGCGGAGGCCTTCCTCTGTGAGGTGGAGGTGACCACCCAGGTGGTGGAGTATGCCTGCAAGCGGCTGGAGACGGATCAGGTATTGGGAGTGTTCCCGGTGGATCTGCCCCCGCAGCGGCTGCGCACGGTGGCGGTGGGTCTTGAGCTCCCGGACGACCTCGCGGATCGCGTGCGGCGGGCGGGGCGGGACTTTGCAGGGGGGATCCACGCGGTAGAGCACGCGGCCATCGGGCTGCTGCCGCTGTTCAGCATGTGCGACCGGTGGGACATCGGAGGCGTGAGCGATCCCCTGCATCCGCAGACGGGCCGTGCCTCGATCTTCGTGTATGACGGGTACCCGGGCGGGATGGGGTTTGCGGAGCGCGCCTACCAGGTGGTGGAGGAGTGGCTGGGGGCCACCCTGGAGGCCATCCGGGCCTGTCCCTGCGGGGAGGGATGCCCCTCCTGCGTCCAATCGCCCAAGTGCGGGAACGGCAACCAGCCCCTGGATAAGGCCGCGGCCGTCCTCCTGCTGGAGGCCCTTCTGCGGCCCGAGGGGGGCCGGGGATCCGACTGGTCCCCTTGA